Proteins co-encoded in one Scatophagus argus isolate fScaArg1 chromosome 11, fScaArg1.pri, whole genome shotgun sequence genomic window:
- the marco gene encoding macrophage receptor MARCO: METPVDHTNARVSYTQSNPLFDMSLSRTDLYSFQPDDLKPARTRRQWCFNVIVVYLVLQTALNAFLIYKVFKLGSLLSSPSSQKLTSSHIPVGGEQGDETLQAQVHNNSQDTETLKGHLWALESQVKNLCGEEGQLDRMRSDLSQLNTTSRNLEGKLSAISLKSGPPGPPGTDGRPGTPGEKGLKGDAGAAGPPGPKGDLGLKGQPGEPGAAGPSGPRGLPGPPGAPGNQGPGAKGEKGDPGVQGPQGIKGDAGGRGPTGSPGLPGIPGAKGQKGQTGSAGPVGPPGLRGPPGFNGTQGPPGPPGAKGDPGSSELNVRLVPGRSRGRVEVKVNGVWGTVCDDSFDTLDGKVICRMLGFTTATNTFTAAPGTGKIWLDELRCRGTESDILSCSHAGLGSNNCGHNEDAGVQCA, encoded by the exons ATGGAGACACCAGTGGACCACACGAACGCCCGAGTCTCGTACACCCAAAGTAACCCGCTGTTCGACATGTCGCTCAGCAGGACCGACCTGTACAGCTTCCAGCCCGACG accTGAAGCCAGCGAGGACCAGGAGACAGTGGTGTTTCAATGTGATTGTTGTTTACCTGGTCTTGCAGACCGCCCTCAATGCCTTCCTCATTTATAAAG TTTTCAAGTTGGGGTCTTTGCTGTCCAGCCCCAGCTCGCAGAAGCTGACGTCCAGTCACATTCCTGTGGGCGGAGAACAGGGTGACGAAACCCTCCAAGCTCAAGTCCACAACAACAGCCAAGACACCGAGACCCTGAAGGGCCACCTGTGGGCCCTGGAGAGCCAG gtCAAGAACCTGTGTGGAGAGGAGGGACAGCTGGACAGGATGAGGTCCGACCTGAGCCAGCTCAACACCACCAGCCGAAACCTGGAGGGCAAACTGTCAGCCATCAGCCTCAAATCAG gACCTCCTGGTCCTCCGGGTACAGATGGGCGTCCAGGCACACCAGGAGAGAAGGGCCTCAAAG GTGACGCAGGTGCTGCTGGGCCTCCGGGACCAAAGGGTGACTTGGGACTCAAAGGACAACCCGGAGAGCCGGGAGCTGCCGGTCCGAGTG gtCCCAGAGGTCTGCCCGGGCCCCCAGGAGCCCCTGGGAATCAAGGACCAGGTGcgaagggagagaaaggagaccCCGGGGTCCAAG GCCCTCAAGGGATCAAAGGTGACGCGGGAGGTCGCGGCCCAACAG GATCTCCTGGACTCCCTGGAATTCCTGGGGCCAAAGGACAAAAAGGACAGACCGGAAGTGCAGGTCCAGTGGGACCTCCAG GTCTACGTGGACCTCCTGGTTTCAATGGAACTCAAG GTCCTCCTGGACCACCAGGTGCCAAAGGAGACCCTGGAAGCTCAGAGT TGAACGTGCGTCTCGTGCCGGGCAGATCCCGAGGCCGAGTGGAGGTGAAGGTCAACGGGGTCTGGGGCACCGTGTGTGACGACAGCTTCGACACCCTGGATGGCAAAGTGATCTGTAGGATGCTGGGTTTCACCACCGCGACCAACACCTTCACCGCCGCCCCAG GGACTGGAAAGATCTGGCTGGACGAGCTGCGCTGCAGAGGAACAGAGTCTGATATCCTCAGCTGCTCACATGCTGGACTTGGTTCAAACAACTGCGGACACAACGAGGACGCCGGCGTGCAGTGCGCCTAG